ATGTTAATTGTTAAGCGCTTGCGAATTTACTAAAATAACCCTAAACACATGCAAACCTAGTCCGCTTTGACAAATTTCTTGTTCTCGTTCTCGTTCTCATGCGTTACTCGTTCTCGTCCAACATAAATTTggttatttgaaaattttgagttAAAGTAATTTTCCATTCCTTTCTCTCTCATCCTCGTTTTTTATTTGTTCCTTTAAAACTCCCTCCTCAAACCATATTTTCTACAACTTCTATTGATCTCCCATCATTTTATCTCACCCTCTAATCAAGTGGTCGGTCAGTGTTTGTTTGTCTCCCACAACAATACTTCAAGTTTTTTTATGAACGTAACATTTTCATTCGTTTTCCATATTTCATTTCCAATTTCAGTTGCATGtatactgtaacgacccaactccttatactaagtcgaagtcattactaattaaaaagggtaaataaatttgtaaagttttttttaaaaaatagaataagacaaaaacctcaaattttcatttaaaaaaaacataaacaagggaAATatgaaataagtataaaataaagtcctaacttgggccctatctagttttaaagaaataaaataaccaataaagaacgaattgaaaatgcaatactaaaatcTGAATTTTGGCATAAGCGGAAGCAAGCGTATCCCTATGGCccgccacgatcacttctggtcactcgccagcttgcccttgttcttacctctacctctgcctgaaaaatggaaatggaaagagtgagcataaaaatactcagtaagagacccactactagtcccactagatgtctgttaacttcctactagagtcctgaaaagtggtacccctggactggcacgtccccgaacacgtgcaatctgtgcccccgtaggaacaaactggtctttggtgatttccaagggaacacctaagatgatcgggctgtgagtggtcccgtcggatcactcacgtcatgtctatgtcaatgtcaatgtcagactcgTAATCtcgtcagactacgcagtcataagtgtgagcgaccCCGTCGGGTCTCTTCATCATGTCTTtgtcataatagtggtgatcccgaaggacactcatatgggtacgactctaattataagaagctaacatacaccctacccatagcatgtgcacaacatctcatcaatcacatcataacttatcatacatgtcataattacgtcAAATCATGCTATAACATATCAAACCATAACATATTATATCACGTCATTCTCAACCACAAAAACTATGTCATTAGGGGGAAGGCGATAGCGTCGACGTACTAATCACACTAACCATAAAGTCAACCGGTAAGCACAATTTCAATATCAGTCCCTCTCTCAAAACCTCGAGTTATATACTTAGCTATCAATCGTGCGTAACCATATATTCATACATGCCTGTAATGTAATTCggaggtctagtaggagaatctcttacctggaggttGCTCAACAAGTTCTAGCAGTAAAATCACGCTCCCCAAGCAGCGAAAGTCCTAAATAGTTAGGAAaccacaatttaataatttaaccctaAAAAAATTTAGGTCCAAAAATCTACTTGAAGTGACTTACCCAAAATCAAGGCCGAACTCGGTttggacttagttggacaaattcccAGCTCGGCTCTAAACTACTatagtcaatttaatccaacagtCAACTTAGTTGGGGTCAAAATAACCTTAGCTGGATAgattaaaaccaaaatcaaaccTACCGAGGCTTACCAAAAAATATGGGTCAAAATAGGGTTAAAAGAAGCTTGGTAGCTTAACTGGCTCGGTTGGAGAGGGAAAATTGATTGGCGGCTCGGCTAGAGGTGGAGTGGCTAGCTGGGACGCAGGCGCGGCTTACGGTAGAAGACGCGGCTCGATAGGGGCGTGCGTGGCTCACGCGTGCAGGGCGGCTCGGCTAATGGACGCGGACGCGGGCTCGGCTGTTCGGGTCGGATGCGCGTGTACGACTCGAGTTGCGGAGGCGCGGGCGCGGCTGGGCTTCGCAGACTTCGACGGACGGCGCTCGATGTGCGGCGACGTGGCTGAGCGAGCGGTTGGGCGACAGTGTGGCTGAGCGAGTGGCTGAACTCGTAACGGCGGCTGATGGAAAGCTCGGGCAGACGACGGCCACGACGAGGGTCGACTCGGGCTGGCTCGACGACGGGAGTCGACTGGAGGCAGACGACGAATCGACGCAGACGATGCGGCGGGGCTCCACGTGAACGGCTTGGAGACTCGGCTGAGATTCACGCGTGACGGTTGGAGCTCGACGGTGCGGCGGGCTGCAGTCGACGGTGGTGGCGGCGTTTAGGCGGCGACGTTTAGGGTTTCAAATGGAGGACAAATTTTGGTTTACTTTGTGCACGGGTCCCAAGGCCTACTTAAACACCATTAAAACCAATATTaaattccctttttctttttcctaatttatttcaaaacaacaaagtcttctctctcctcattcaaatccaccaaatctccctttttatcttctttttatcctttcccaaataaataacaattatttttaccaaataataattatactttccattatataattattatttcaaatttctttCTCTCCCTCCACAAAACTTCTTCAACACAACTAAATAACATAACCATACTATCCATctagaaataaataaattaaccTTATAATATAATCACTCACAGTTAGGCAACTTTCCACAACACAACAGTTGGATATTTTTCAACAAGATCCAATCTTAATTCGAATTAAAATAGCAAGGTAACACCCAAAATTACAACAATTTAAACTTAGGATAAGTACAAAataaattctttaaattttggggcgttacatatacGATTTAGATTGTATAACTAGAACTAGAAGGAGAacaagaataagaaaaagataaaaaccCTGACTAAAAAATAGTGAAGAATATCGCAACCACAATATGAACGAGATTAAgagttaaaaaaatttattttataaaccaacgataaatttatataataaaaaaactttaaaattacACAAACCGGTTTGAATGCTACAATCTATTACATGCAACCAAAACTTAGAAATGGAAAATGGAAAAGGAACGAAAATGTTACCTTCACCAAAAGCTTGAAGTAATGTTGTGGGAGACAAatgaacactacaagaaatggGGATTCTCCCAATGCATAAACCAACATTGGGGAAAACAACGTCGAGAGACAGGTGTTCCCCCAATGCATTGTTCTCTACGTCGGTGAAATTCATATATCCCAACGTAGTGGATTCGAAGACATATTGCTGACGTATAGACGTCACGTTGGGGATCATGTTTTTCCGACGTTGTATCATCGTCGGCCACAGCGATGTTGGGAGAAGTGTATTCTCGATGCCGTGCTGGTTGCACGTCGAAAATAGTTCTTCTGACACATTTCTCTGACATTCTTCCTGACGTCATTTTGTACGTCGGAGGAGCCTTCCCTGACACTGTTTCCAATATTGCCAAGGCACGACGACGTCGGGAGTCCCCTGACTTTTTTGTAGTGGAATGTCGTTGACCACTCGATTAGTGGATGGGATAAAACGATGGAGAATGGAAGTTGTAGATAATTTGGTTTGAGGAGAGAATTTAAGAGGAAGCAACAAGAGGGATAAGAAAAAGTTCGTAGGATTTGGGAGGAACAAACGTACGAATGAGGACAGGAGAGAAAGAATTGGTCGATTACTTTAACTAACAAATTTCAAACTGCCAAAATTATGTTGGGCAAGAACAAGTATTGCCAAACGAGAATAAGAAATTTGTCGAAGTAGATTGGACTCGCATGCTTTAGGGGTTATTTTGGTAAATTTTGACGCCATCAAAAGATCATTGCTCGTTAGAATTTGAATTGTGGACTACTATTCATTTGGACCTCCAAATGGAAACCATTCATACAATTTTTCCCTTTTATTTTAGGCCATTTATGCAAATTTCCctaatttctttattattttaaataattggTAACATTTTGAGTTGAAAAAGTAAGTTATAaacaataaacataattttaaatACAACATCTAAAattacttttcaaaatttattataataaaataaattaattaacggttagtttacatatataaaacaaaacgtcaaaatatttacgattcatataacaaaaagaaaaaagaaaaacttatgaAGCGACCACTGTTTTTTCTTAAATTCTAGATTTACCTTTATTGGTTTTTAATTTCCTAGGACGCctattgtattttcataatTACTACTCATCTTCTTTGTATTATTACATCTCTTTCTTCATATCCCCACCTCTTTTTGTTCGCGATTTATTAATCTCCTCTTCcagaatttttttctttttcgtcaTTTCTTATCATCTTTTATTTACTGCATGATTATGTACCAAAATCTAACTGTAAACAATCAGTTGTCTATCTCATATAGACAAAAATAGATAAGTGATAACCGATAGATCTAAACGATTAATTAATGGATATTTTCAaccaattttaaagaaataggGAGAGATTAAAAACAAACCTATTTTAATAACCGGAGATGCATTAGGATCAAATAcgcataatttaaaaaaatcagtACTACTTTTATTTTTGTGAATATTTACCGGGTTCGGTATACTTTAATGGGTGGATCCGacttttttatttatctatctatttatttatttattattatttttaaatagattttaattttagtaTCTCCGTCTATCTTATCTGGCAGAAgaagaaagtaaaagaaaggaagaaaaaaaaaagaaaaaaaaaaaaaaaaaaagaaggaccCGAAATAACCGCCATTCGGGTCTTCATTCAGATGATGAAAAAACCCTAGAAAACTTACTTGGAGCTGTGCGTGTGCCATACGCTTGCTCCTTCGTATCTCTTCTTCGCTTCTCTGCGCACTTTGATTCTTCCATTACTCCCTTCTTTTCCCATCCCATAATCATCTCTTGCTCTCATTTCCTTATTTCTGGTGATTgtccttttcatttctttgttttttgttcCCTCAATCTACGATTTTTCGATGCTATGATTTTGATTTGCTTCTCTGCTCGTTTTTGGAATATTGTTGCTGGATTCTGTGCATCTAATTGCTTCTGTAATTCTGTGCAGTGATTAGATGGCGGATCGATTGACCCGTATAGCTATAGTGAGTTCTGATAGGTGCAAGCCTAAAAAGTGCCGTCAGGAATGCAAGAAGAGCTGTCCGGTTGTTAAGACTGGTATTTTATGttccttttttcttccttcttatTCTGTTGGAATCGAGTGTCTGATTGTGATgaattttagattttgatatcGTTTATATGATCTACTCTCGGATGCGAATAGGAAGTAGTGTTTCTGCTAGACGGATGCTGAGTTTGTTGCTCTAGTGGAGTTGTGGATTCATGTTTTACGGTTTTTCTTTGATGACTGTTTAGGTTTTCACCGAGCTAGAGAGTTCTAGTCAACTAGTTTGTTCTCTGGAGTGATCCGATGATTTTACTTTATTCTGAAACCTAATTTGCGTTTGCCGAAAAATGTAGAATTATCTTTCGACGCAGTCACCAACCACACAGCGACTTGGATTTGAATTTCTTATTCATTTCTGATTGTAATTCTACATCCAGAAGAGTTTGATTGCGAAAAATTTCGTAAAACAGCCGTCTGTCTACGTGCACTTTTTTGGATATTTGTTTGCGCCAGTAATTAACTTTTAATTGGCTCAAATTGCGACTTTATTTTTATAAAGTAGTCAGTACTATGGTTGCTCTGCCGTAATTACTTAATTTCTCACCTTTTTTTCCTCCTGGAAAATGCATGATTTTTTGGTCTTTTCGTGAGTTCAATTTTTTATTCTCATTGATATATGAAAAGCAAGTTAGCCATTTGAATGTTTATTTGATATGAACTATGATTCATGAACAACGCCTTTTTCTTAttgtgattttttaaaaataataagaatcaGACTAGTAATAATAACATCATTGACTCATGCAACAAGTTTCTTGATCAGAGTTTATTTATTTGCTACTTCATTAAATTTTGATATCTCTGCAGGTAAACTGTGTATTGAGGTTACCCCAGCCTCTAAGATTGCTTTTATCTCAGAAGAACTCTGTATTGGATGCGGTATATGTGTGAAGGTTTGTGCAAGTTGTTGCTTATGTATGTCTatgaataaattattttagCATTCTTATAATGTGTTAATGAGTAATTATAATGGACTAGTATACCAATTGTTCTGACCAAATAATACAATGATACAGAAATGTCCATTTGAAGCAATTCAAATCATCAATCTGCCGAAGGATTTAGACAAAGATACAACACATCGATATGGCCCAAACACCTTCAAACTGCACAGGTTATTTCTTGACTAAGCTTGCAAATGTATCAATTTGTTTCGTGTGGTTCAAAATTGATGGACAATCTGGTTGTAGGCTGCCGGTTCCTCGGCCCGGGCAAGTTCTTGGTTTGGTTGGAACAAATGGTATCGGGAAATCCACAGCACTGAAAGTTTTGGCCGGAAAGCTGAAACCAAATCTTGGTCGTTTCAATGTAACATTCTTGATTGCCTTTTATGCTTCACTTTGTTGTGTAATAAGCTCAACCGATTCATGGATATTTTCAGAACCCTCCAGATTGGCAGGAGATATTGACTTACTTTCGAGGATCTGAGTTGCAGAATTACTTTACACGTATCCTTGAAGACAATCTAAAGGTAATATGAAACACTTTGcttcaaaatctatcaaatgTATAAAGTGGTCATTTTAGGTTCATAGAGCTTTTATTTCATTATGTGAAAACAAGACAACGTAGTTGGAATGTGGTTGGTggaattatatttttctttgcATGCCTATTTTATTTGTTCTGACAAGCCCTCGTGAAACTTAGATCTATTGTTCTAATTGATTGGTTTTTTGAAGAATTCTCATATTACGTCTGTTTTGTCTCCTAAGTTTTCTTGCACTTCTTTTGGATTTTTGTCGTTGAGTAATGGAACGAGAGTTTTCTAGATGGTGGGTTCTATTATGTCTTGTGGCAGGTTTGTTGTTTTACTATCTTGTGCGGAGTGTGGATGGAGAGAGAAAATTGTAATTTTTAGAGGGGTGTCTGTCTTTGTATGAGGTTGGGGGTGTGCGAGGTTTGATGTCTTGTCATGGGTGCCCATTTattgtgtttgtttttttaatattatcaACTTAGTATCATTGTATTGGATTGGAGCTCATTCTTGTTGGTAGTTGAGGGTTTTTTGTGGGAATATTTTATATGCTGTTGTACACAGGGATTAAATATACCTCAGACTGTTACTGCTTTAATTGCATACAAGTAGTAACACGCTTTACTAAACTTGGACTGGAGTGGTTGCATGTTCTAGTTCTCGATAACAAAATTGCTCAACATTACTTGTTTTTACTTGCGGCaccttttcttaaaatttattttcGTACAGATAAAACTTTTTCTGAATTGATGAAAATGTACTAGGCAAGAGTAACTTTTTGTTGTCACTAATAATGacccatttttcacttttatGTTAGGCAATCATTAAGCCCCAATATGTTGATCACATTCCGAAAGCTGTTCAAGGGAATGTTGGCCAGGTGCTAGAGCAAAAAGATGAGAGGGATATGAAGCAAGAACTTTGTCATGATCTTGAGCTTAACCAGGTTATAGATCGCAATGTTGGTGATCTGTCTGGTGGAGAACTTCAAAGATTTGCCATTGCTGTTGTTGCCATACAGAATGCAGAGATATATATGTTTGATGAACCCTCAAGTTACCTTGATGTGAAACAGAGACTTAAAGCTGCCCAAGTTATTCGATCTTTGCTCAGGCCCAATAGGTACTTTTGGTCTCTTTTTATCACATCCCTAGCATTTTGTTTCTCTTAGTTTGACACAGTTCATGCATGCTTTTGCAGCTATGTAATTGTTGTGGAGCACGATCTTAGTGTCTTGGATTACTTATCTGACTTCATTTGCTGCCTCTATGGGAAACCGGGTGCTTATGGAGTTGTGACCCTTCCCTTCTCAGTTAGGGAAGGGATCAACATCTTCTTGGCTGGATTTGTTCCCACAGAAAATCTACGGTTTAGAGATGAATCTCTTACATTCAAGGTGGGTGATTCTGCTGACTTTCAACATCAGAATAGAATGTTTAGACCATTgcaatttattcttttttatttttcttctagGTTGCCGAGACTCCTCAGGAAAGTGCGGAGGAAATTGAAACATATGCACGATATAAGTACCCAACCATGAGTAAAACTCAAGGAAATTTCAAGCTTCGTGTGATAGAAGGTGAATTTACTGATTCACAGATTATTGTGATGCTTGGGGAAAATGGAACAGGGAAGACAACATTTATTCGTATGCTGGTATTTGGTCTTTCCGTTActtattttttgttcttttctctcttttatttttcttttaatagtaGTAAATAGAAAATTTTCCATTAGCCGTATCTTTCTCATCCTAAGCATTTAATCCACCATCATTTGCAGGCTGGTTTGTTGAAACCTGATTCTGTCGAAGGATCTGATATTGAAATTCCTGAGTTTAACGTTTCTTACAAGCCCCAGAAGATCAGTCCTAAGTTCCAATCCACTGTCCGGCACTTGCTACATCAGAAAATAAGAGAGTCCTATATGCATCCGCAATTCGTTTCAGACGTAATGAAACCCTTGCTTATCGAACAATTAATGGACCAGGAAGTTGTGAATCTTTCTGGAGGAGAGTTACAGAGAGTCGCTTTGTGCCTCTGCCTTGGAAAGGTACAATTACATTGTTTCTTAAATAATAACCTTTCATCCAATATCATCTGGCAAGCTGTATTAGCTGAAAGGAATCTGTCTTGCCTGGATAGTATATGCATGAGACTTAAGAATTTAAGACTTTTCTgtcattatttttattcttgaccttttttttttcttaatgagaAAGTTACAAAATATTTGTTCTTGACTAACATTAGTCTTTACCGGGAAATGATTTGTAAATTGGTTTTATTCTAATGCTTGCAGCCTGCAGATATCTATCTGATAGATGAACCAAGTGCTTACCTTGATTCTGAGCAGCGTATTGTTGCTTCAAAAGTCATCAAGAGATTTATTCTTCACGCAAAAAAGACTGCCTTTGTGGTCGAACATGATTTTATTATGGCAACTTATCTCGCAGATCGTGTTATTGTTTACGAGGGTCAGCCATCAGTTGATTGTACTGCTAATTGTCCTCAGTCGCTGTTGACTGGAATGAATCTCTTCTTATCTGTAAGACACTTTTCTTCTATCCCTACCTCACATCCTTTCCTTTTGGATAATTATACCATATCTTAAGATGCAAAACCATAGTTGGAGCAATACTCTGGATCCAACAATAGTCATTGACGAGACTTCTTCTTTTGATCGATCGCAGCATCTTGATATTACATTTAGAAGAGATCCAACAAATTACAGGCCACGAATTAACAAGGTCGACTCAGCGAAGGATCGTGAACAAAAGTCAGCTGGCTCATACTATTACTTGGACGATTAAGAATTTTGCGGGTGCAAATCTTCATTCCTCCTTACCCTCCTACATTATCCAATAATGAAAGTTAGATTTCTTATGTTTGCTTGTGAAACGCAGGTGCAGAGGCTGGTTTTTTAACCTAATAGAGAGCAGAGCACGGCCGAAGCTGAATCATCGAATCttcatatttgaaagaggtGCAAAATGGGGGGTGGGGGGAGGATATTGTTTCATTTTGTGGAATCTGTGTTTTTGGGTTATtggtttaatttaaaagaagCAGGCAGGCAGGCAGGCAGGCAGGCAGGCAGGCAGGGCATGTAGTATATTTCTCTTATGACCTGCTTTACCAAATTCAAAAGTTTTCTCAGCCATCACAAGGCAAAGTCAGTCATCTTGAATGTTGTTCACTTTTTTTTCCCTCCTCCCCTCCTCCTCCTAAATTTATCTTTGATTATTAGATTTCCAAACATATTAAGGAACAAAATAGTATTTTGCACATTTTAGATTTTGTAACGCGGCAATTCCTTTCGCTCAAGTTTTTACAGGAATGAGtagttctttttttctctttttctttttctttttctttttatattacaAGATTTTGGGTCCATTTACTTGCTCTTTTTCCCCCCTTTTATCTCAATCATTTTTTGTGGGTTTAATAATCTCCGTATGAAATTTGAGTTATTAGAGTCATGTGATTCAAAATTAGGCAACTAGTCCTTTTGAAGATCTGTCAGATGCATTCTTGttttatcttatttataaaatttaaggGCAAGTATCAAATGTAGGGTCCTTAGCTATAATCGTTCAATTTAAATTCtagttgtattaatttaaactttaaactataaaatatgtatcaatttaaacctcaaattttataagtatattaatttaaatttttaattttcataaatgtatcTAAAATGTAATGAAgtacattttaaatttatatcaaGACTTCTGTAGTTCATATCAGTTGATATTCtgaaaattttcctttagttttattttctttgcgTTGAGAGAATGGATAAGGCTGCACTTAGAAATTTACAAAgattaaaaaaacaacaaaacaaaggaCGGGGTTATGATTTAATTTGTAAACTTTTCTAATAACCGATATGTACATAATTCACGCTCGTGGTCTTTGAGTTGGCAAAAATTGAACTCTATCAGTTCATATAATAAATTTAACCAAACTCAGGATAACTTGactgttttttgttttctttcgttatttaaattatttttttatgaaagaTTTAGAGGAAAAGTCTATTTTGCTACGAAATTTTTGAAATATCCTAAATCATCAATTTTCTACGTGAATAGAAATTCACTTTTTGTAGGACTATTTGATCTTTA
This region of Cucumis melo cultivar AY chromosome 7, USDA_Cmelo_AY_1.0, whole genome shotgun sequence genomic DNA includes:
- the LOC103487625 gene encoding ABC transporter E family member 2 is translated as MADRLTRIAIVSSDRCKPKKCRQECKKSCPVVKTGKLCIEVTPASKIAFISEELCIGCGICVKKCPFEAIQIINLPKDLDKDTTHRYGPNTFKLHRLPVPRPGQVLGLVGTNGIGKSTALKVLAGKLKPNLGRFNNPPDWQEILTYFRGSELQNYFTRILEDNLKAIIKPQYVDHIPKAVQGNVGQVLEQKDERDMKQELCHDLELNQVIDRNVGDLSGGELQRFAIAVVAIQNAEIYMFDEPSSYLDVKQRLKAAQVIRSLLRPNSYVIVVEHDLSVLDYLSDFICCLYGKPGAYGVVTLPFSVREGINIFLAGFVPTENLRFRDESLTFKVAETPQESAEEIETYARYKYPTMSKTQGNFKLRVIEGEFTDSQIIVMLGENGTGKTTFIRMLAGLLKPDSVEGSDIEIPEFNVSYKPQKISPKFQSTVRHLLHQKIRESYMHPQFVSDVMKPLLIEQLMDQEVVNLSGGELQRVALCLCLGKPADIYLIDEPSAYLDSEQRIVASKVIKRFILHAKKTAFVVEHDFIMATYLADRVIVYEGQPSVDCTANCPQSLLTGMNLFLSHLDITFRRDPTNYRPRINKVDSAKDREQKSAGSYYYLDD